The window TTACAGTCACCGTCaacgagaaagaaaaaaaaaaaaataataatcacagaaATTATTTGTTacaacacgcacaaaaaaaaaaaagattagtgcATATGTCAAATAAGGCCAGTATTAACATTTACTCGGAGTGAAACGATCCTCGAAATCCAAGTAGAAGTGCAGGAATAAACAACAAGCGCTGTACAAAATAGGCCAAGTGCTGGACGAGCTTCACGGAGTCTTAAAaaggagaacattttttttttttttgtgggtggggAAGCTTcaatcattccaaaaaaatgattaGAAGAAGCTCGGATCCCGGTTAAGAGAGCTACAAAAGATAACTGTAAATATTACAGACGGAGCTCCTCAAAGCTTCATAAATTCATCTGTTTGTAACAGGCCGCCCGCGACGTCGACGTCCGACCTCGGTGAAACCCGCCCGACCGCCCCCCCCGGACCAGTTCAGTACCAGTTAGTTGATTGCGCGGGTTGACTACAGCGAGAAAATGACAAACATGAAGATGCCCACGGAGCAGACGAAAAGCAGGCCGAGGTTGAGGAGCAGTTTGACCCGCGGGGACTCGTGCAGCATCTCCGCGATCAGCTTTGCGTTGTCCTGGGGCGCCCTCGGCTGCGCGTCCTGCGACGGCTCCTTGAAGCCGCAGAACCAGTCCAGGACGGAAATGCACCGGCTGGCCTCGTGGCGTTCGCCCTCGTCCAGTTTGGCGAATCGGTCCGCCGGGGTGGTCGCCGGGGACGGCTCCGCGCTGGGCGTGGCCGGGTCGTGGTCCGTGGACGGGACCAGCAGTTTAACGTCGGCGCCGTCCGGACACATCTCCTTCCTGACATCCGGGGGCAAACCTTTGTGCAGGGTCGCTTCGCCGTTGCAGCGGCTCTTCTCGGTCAGCCTGTACATTTGCTCTCTGTCTTTTTTGTTCTCGGGCAACTTTTCCACGTGGCGCAGTCCCCACACCGTCGTGGTGCGGATCTGATCCTCGTCAGGCGGAGACGTGAGGAGACTGACCACCACAGCCACGAGGCCTGAAATCCAGAACAGACCGGTGGCCACATACATGTAGTGGACGTGGGCGATGATGGCGGGTCGGGTGTCCGGCTGGTCGCAGCGAGGCTGCCGGTAGATGAAAGCCAGGACCAGCCGGACGGCGCCCAGAACGAAACCGGTCATGCCTCCCCAGAAAGCCCCTCTCTCGTTGCAGCGCTTCCAGAACACACCGAGCAGGAAGAGGGCGGCGATGGGCGGGGTGAGGTAGCCGGCCACCTCCTGGATGTAAAGATACGTCTGTCCGCCTTGCATCTCGATGATGACGGGAACCCACGCGATACTGACGGCCACCATGAGCACCACAAAGAGTCGGCCCACGATAAGCAGCTCGCGCTGAGTCGCCTTCTTTCGAAACGTCTGGTAGATGTCCAAGGTGAAGATGGTGCTGGCGCTGTTGAAGATGGAGTCCAGGTCGCTCATCAGGGCGGCGATCATGACCGCCATCATCAGACCGCGGAGTCCCACGGGCATCACGGCCATGACCAGACGAGGATACGCGATGTTGGAGCAGCCAGCCTGAGAGCCGCACACCGCCATGCAGTGCTCGGGCCCGATGCAGGCGATGTCGTCTGCGAACAAGATGCGGGAGATCATACCCGGGATGACGATCACGAACATGGGAAGGATCTTGAGGATTCCCGCCATGAGCGTCGAGCACTTAGCGTGAGCGATGTTCTTTGCTGCCAGAACTCTCTGAACTATGACCTGGTCAGCGCACCAGTACCAGATGGAGGCGGTGGTCTGGCCCAGAATAAAGCCCGGCCATGGAATGTCTTCATCCAAGGGTCCGCGGAGGATCCGGAGGGAGTTGGGTTTGGGATGGATGGGGCAGCTGGGGGAATAGGAATAGTTTCCCGTCGCCATGATGGCCGTGACATTGGGGACGGCTTCCATGTACTTAGCTCTGACGCCCGCGAGGCCGCCCACTTTAACGAGGCTGATGATGGTCAAAGTCAAGGCTCCGCCGATCATCAACACGGCCTGGAGGGCGTCCGTGTACAGAACGGCCACCAGCCCGCCTGTGATAGTCAGTAAGGCGGTCATGCTAATGAGCAGAACGATAGACAGGTAGAGGTTCCACCCGAGGGACTCCTGGATGAAGAGGGCGCCGGCGTACAAGTCCACCGACAACCTGGTGAAAATGTAGAGGAGCACGGACAGGAAAGCAAAGTACACCTTCAGCCGGTTGCCACCGTAACGTTTAGACAGGTACTCGGGCATGGTGAACACGCCCGAGTGGATGTAAACGGGGATGAACACCCAGCCGAGCAGCTGCAGAAGCAGAAGAGCGTTGAATTCCCAAGCTCCCACAGCAAAGCCGCTCGCCGCTCCCGACCCGGCCAGACCGATGAAGTGCTCGCTGCCGATGTTACTCACGAAGAGCGACGCGCCGATCACGATCCACGTCATGGAGCGTCCGGCCAGAAAGTAGCCGCTCACCGTGCTGCGGTTGGATTTCCACATGGCAAAAAACCCGATGACGAGCACCAGGAGGAAGTAGAGCGCCACCACGGCCACGTCGGGCGCTTCCATTCCGGGACCCATTTTTTACCGATTACTTGAAATAACGAGTTCTCGCCGGAAATCGAAACGGAATCAgcgatttaaaatgtcctgctTTGGTTTGCTGTAGGATCCGCTGTCAGGTCTAACTCACTAGGGGTGCTTCGGATGGGGTCATCCGCCAGCACTCGGGTTGTTCTACTTTTAAAAGGACGGTCTGGGGCCTCTGGTCTAGAAAGTTCTTGAGAGGTTTGTTCCTGCAAGACAGCAAAGgcaaagaaaaacaccccatTAGAGACTTTATTGAAGCGGGAAAGGTTCTGGACACAAAGTTTACAAGACAAACGTGAAATAAGCTTCGGCTTTTGAAACCGTAGAAAAGATCCAAGCTGACCGCAGGGTTAATGTAGAAACTGGTTtagctttccaaaaaaaaaaaaaaaaaaatcagcgggGCCACTGTAAACTCTTAAAAGTTTAATAACATTATGTAAGGGATCAAAAGAGTCAAAACAGGAACGCGAACATGCAGCCAAGAAGCGGGCGATTCTTCAATGAGCTCATGTGAGGTTGAACTTGGATGCTGAAAAATGTCGAAATCCATCAGTCACAAGCACGCCTGCGTGTAACGTAGAAACGGATGAACGGTCTCGACCAAAAATCTTTGTCAAAAGGTTATGAATAAAAATCAGCGGAAAATTGCACGACGTTTGTTTTTTCATCTCGTCGTAACAGAAGCGCGTCTGTTCCTGACAGTCGGGTTGTTGTAAATCTTTGGTGATCGTATTGTTCGGTGGCCTGGCGGGTTCAACAagaaaattcttaaaaaaaaaaaaaaaaaaaatggacgatcGTGACGTGAGCGAAATGGCGCACGTGCCTCGGGGCAAAGTCGGAGCCGCCTTGTGCGTCTGTTTTGTGTCACCCCTCACCAAAGAGAAGCCTTTGTCgtccttccagccgttcgtcAAGGGCTTCTTTCCGCGAGCGCACCTGAGCTGTGACCCGCGGGTCGTTTCACAGTCTGGAAATTCAGGTTCGAAAGAGGCTCATTCTTTTAGGCCCCCTTCAAATACTTTGCATGTCGGTTCTGGAATTTTCATTTACTTGAATTTGGAGGAAATTGTTCCTGTTCTTGCGCTTTCTTGAATAGATTTTTTGCTATGGATTTCCAAATTTGAGTTAGAGAGACTTTCTGttattggatttttaaaaacattttttttttttaaccaaaccacACACATCATTACGGGTATTTAAGTTCTCTGCGTTATATTTTTCATATAAATGTTTAAGAGCGgcggctcacagttctgaggacccccgggttcaatcccagacccgcctgtgtgggttttctccgggcactccggtttcctctcgcatcccaaaaacatgcaatattaactggacactctaaattgcccataggtgtgattccgagtgcggctgtttgtctcgacgtcccctgcgatgggctggcgaccagttcagggtgtaccccgcctcctgcccgcagacagctgggagaggctcccgcactcccttgtgaggataagcggcacagaaataTGGAAGGATGATTAAGAGTGCT of the Syngnathoides biaculeatus isolate LvHL_M chromosome 14, ASM1980259v1, whole genome shotgun sequence genome contains:
- the slc5a3b gene encoding sodium/myo-inositol cotransporter is translated as MGPGMEAPDVAVVALYFLLVLVIGFFAMWKSNRSTVSGYFLAGRSMTWIVIGASLFVSNIGSEHFIGLAGSGAASGFAVGAWEFNALLLLQLLGWVFIPVYIHSGVFTMPEYLSKRYGGNRLKVYFAFLSVLLYIFTRLSVDLYAGALFIQESLGWNLYLSIVLLISMTALLTITGGLVAVLYTDALQAVLMIGGALTLTIISLVKVGGLAGVRAKYMEAVPNVTAIMATGNYSYSPSCPIHPKPNSLRILRGPLDEDIPWPGFILGQTTASIWYWCADQVIVQRVLAAKNIAHAKCSTLMAGILKILPMFVIVIPGMISRILFADDIACIGPEHCMAVCGSQAGCSNIAYPRLVMAVMPVGLRGLMMAVMIAALMSDLDSIFNSASTIFTLDIYQTFRKKATQRELLIVGRLFVVLMVAVSIAWVPVIIEMQGGQTYLYIQEVAGYLTPPIAALFLLGVFWKRCNERGAFWGGMTGFVLGAVRLVLAFIYRQPRCDQPDTRPAIIAHVHYMYVATGLFWISGLVAVVVSLLTSPPDEDQIRTTTVWGLRHVEKLPENKKDREQMYRLTEKSRCNGEATLHKGLPPDVRKEMCPDGADVKLLVPSTDHDPATPSAEPSPATTPADRFAKLDEGERHEASRCISVLDWFCGFKEPSQDAQPRAPQDNAKLIAEMLHESPRVKLLLNLGLLFVCSVGIFMFVIFSL